DNA sequence from the Chloroflexota bacterium genome:
GCGGGGCTGTGGCGCGCACCTGGCCCGCTTCCAGGTCAACAACGGCAAGCACGCTGGCATCGGTGCGGGCGTCTCCCTCGTTCCCGACGGCGTACACCAGGCCGTGCGCGGCGTCCAGCGCGCCGGCGAGGACGCTGTACGTATCGCCCGCCGGCACGCCCAAGTCCACCGAGGTCGGCTTCGGGATAGGGGTCGCCGATGGGGATGGCAAAGGCGTGGCGCTCGGAGTCGGCGCGGCCGAAGGCGTGGGCGTTGGCGTGGTGCAACCGACAAGCAGCATCGCGGCGAGCGCGACGGTCATCGCTGCGCGAATCAGACGGGGACGTTTCATCTGGATGCCTCCGTTTCACAGCCGTCCCTGCGGCTGTTCCCTGTATCCCACAGACGCAGGGTGTGCCGCGGCTGTTCCCCTTTGCAATCACCGTCCTAGGAGGAACCGCAGGGGCATGTCAAGACGCGCCCGCCAGGCCGCTTCGTTATGGTCTGCCCCGACGAACTTGCGCGTAACCCAGTCCACGCCGCCCGTGTACCCCAGCGCCCGCATGCTCTTGTCCATCGCTTGCTGGTATGGCTCGTACTCCGCATCCAAGCCCTCGGTGCCATGGTCAAAGTAGATTCTGTGGGAACCGGCCCTGGGAAGCGCGGCCCCGAAATAGTCCACCAGAACCATCCCTCCAGCCGGCCAGTGCGTGGACAGGCACGCGGCCCCGCCGAACACCTCGGGGTACTCGGCCAGCGCATAGAGCGAAACGAGGCCGCCCATGCTGGATCCCGCGACAAAGGTGTGCCGCCTATCCGGCAACGTGGGGTACGCCGAGTCTATGAACGGCTTGAGTTCAGTTGTCAGGAAAAGCAGGTAGTCATCGGAAATCGGCGCTCTCCCATGCTCGCGGATGAACTCGTCGCGCACCGCTCGGGCATCGGGCCGCGCCAAGGGCTTCGCGGGCATGTACTCGCGCCACCGGTTGGCCCCATGCCAGACGCCCACGACGATGGCCCCTTTGGGAATCTGCCGACTTCGGAGAAGCCGCGAAACCGCTTCGTCCACACCCCAGTCCTGGCCGGTAGTGGACAGAGCAGGATCAAAGAGGTTGTGCCCATCGTGCATGTACAGCACCGGATGGCCCTCGTCCCCGCTCACACAGTCAGGCGGAAGCCAGACATCCACAGTGCGCGGTTCCACGTGAGCCGATGGGAACCGCTGGTACCGCTGAATCCATCCGCCCCCATCCGATAGCGGCACATCTACTGAGCGCAAAATCATTCACCGTCTCCCAGTGGGTCAGTTCACGTGGCGGACGACGGGTCTCCGGCACTCAGGAGCCGCTTCCACCACGGCTTGCAGGCACTCAGACGCTGGGCCAACTCGGCGCGGGTCGTGATGTACCCCTGCGCGATCAACTCCTCCGTGTGGGAAAAGTCCCACCCCTGCACCGGTTCCCGCCCCATCAGGCCGATGTGCCAGACTTCCACGCCGCGCTCGGCGGCCAGCGCCATCTCCAAATCCAGTTGGCGCTGCTCCACCGTGCGCATCAGTTTGGCGAGGAATAGCCCGAACCGCTCATCGCCAATGGGAATACAACGGGGATCGGCCAGGTCCAGCGCGATGATGGACCGCGCGCCCTGGGCCAGCGCCGGCTCCACCGGCACATTGCTGACCACGCCACCGTCCATCAGCAGATAGTCGCCTTTC
Encoded proteins:
- a CDS encoding alpha/beta hydrolase, which gives rise to MILRSVDVPLSDGGGWIQRYQRFPSAHVEPRTVDVWLPPDCVSGDEGHPVLYMHDGHNLFDPALSTTGQDWGVDEAVSRLLRSRQIPKGAIVVGVWHGANRWREYMPAKPLARPDARAVRDEFIREHGRAPISDDYLLFLTTELKPFIDSAYPTLPDRRHTFVAGSSMGGLVSLYALAEYPEVFGGAACLSTHWPAGGMVLVDYFGAALPRAGSHRIYFDHGTEGLDAEYEPYQQAMDKSMRALGYTGGVDWVTRKFVGADHNEAAWRARLDMPLRFLLGR